The nucleotide sequence GCTCCAGCAGGTGACGAGCGTGACCGGACGGCCGAGCCGGCGCAGCCCGATCGCCACGTTCGCCGGGCTCCCGCCGGGCAGCGGGCGGATCGTCGCCGCGCCCGCGCGCCACACCAGGTCCACGAGCGACTCGCCGATCACGACGGTCCGCATGCGTCCTCCGTTCCCGCCGGGCGCAGCGGCCACACCCGGACGTCGAACGCGGCGAACCCTTCGCCCGCCGCGCGGGCCCGCAACCGCCACGGCCCGTCCCCGACGGGGTAGAGCCGCAGCGTGAGCGCCTCGCCGGTGC is from Actinomadura rubteroloni and encodes:
- a CDS encoding GH32 C-terminal domain-containing protein, with product MTRSAPGAAADVRIIVDRSIAEIFLGTGEALTLRLYPVGDGPWRLRARAAGEGFAAFDVRVWPLRPAGTEDACGPS